TCAAGTCTGGTCATAACCGTTACGGTAACGTAAGAGACACAGAAAGTAACGTGTGCCACGAAGATCGTAAAAAGGCCAAGAGGAACGCCGACGGCGACGAAGAAGATCAGCATCGAGACTCCCATCAAAATGTCCGGGATTATCAGAGGCGTGTACACAAGAATGCCCAGATAACCTTTCAGCCTTGACTGATACCAGTAGAGAGCCATAGCTGAGAACGTTCCTATCGCTGTGGCGGCCAGAGAAGAGGTCAATGCGATTATTACTGTATTGAGAAATGCCCTCCAGACATCGGCCTGTCTGAACAACTCGGAATACCACTTCAGGGTGAAGCCCGTCCAAGTAACTCCCTGTCTTGCGCTGTTGAAAGAGAGTACAATAAGTGCCACGATCGGCAAATAGAGAAAGACGAAGGCCAGCGTTGTGATCGTCATGGAGAATCTGCGTCTTCCAATAACCTTCTTTGTCTCCATCAGATCTCTTCCTCTCTCATATAGTTTTCGCGGATCGTAAGCCGCCTCTTATTCTGTACCTTGTTTATTCTCATGTAGACCAGCAGGCCCAACGTAGATATCAGCAGGAAGATCATTGAGATCGCCGAGGAAGACGGCCAGTCTCTTGCCACAGTAAGCTGTCTTGCAATAAGGTTTCCGAGCATAGCTCCATCCGTTCCGCCGACCAGATCGGGAATCGCGTATGAGCCGAGAGCGGGAATGAAAACTAGAATGATTCCCGCAATAATGCCTCCTCTAATGGAAGGAATAAGAACCTTGAAGATGGCCTCGGTTCTCTTCGCTCCTAGATCCATTGCAGCCTCAATAAGCCGGAAGTCGAACTTCTCTATTGCACTATAAAGAGGAAGAATCATATAGGGGAGATACATATACACTATGACAAGGATCACCGCCCCTGTTGTATACATTAGAGTAAGAGGCTCTTCAAGACCGAGCAGCTGCAGAAAAGAGTTAATAACCCCGTTTCTGCCCAGAATGACCATCCAGCCGAATATCCTTACGAGGAAGTTGGTCCAGAAAGGAACGATAACAAGAGTGAGGTAGAGGTTGCTTCTCTTCGATGTCGCTATGAAGTAGGCAGTGGGCAAACCGATTCCCAGGCAAATCACGGTGGCAACCAGAGAAATCCAAACAGTCTTCCAAAGTATCTGCCAGTACCCCGCGTTACCCAGCATCCGAGTGTAGCTTTCCAAAGTGAATGGAAGCTCCACTCCACCATATATTCCCGACGTCAGGAAACTGTACAGTATGATGATGAAATATGGTATCAGAAAGAAAACCGTCAACCAGAGAACTCCAGGCATCGAAACGAGGAATCCGGCCAGATTCCGATTACTCTTCAACTGGAACACCACCCGTTTCCCTGAGAACGTAGCTATCATCTGCGAACCAC
The nucleotide sequence above comes from Mesotoga sp. Brook.08.105.5.1. Encoded proteins:
- a CDS encoding ABC transporter permease subunit; translation: METKKVIGRRRFSMTITTLAFVFLYLPIVALIVLSFNSARQGVTWTGFTLKWYSELFRQADVWRAFLNTVIIALTSSLAATAIGTFSAMALYWYQSRLKGYLGILVYTPLIIPDILMGVSMLIFFVAVGVPLGLFTIFVAHVTFCVSYVTVTVMTRLEDFDYSVVEAARDLGAKTHEVFRKVIVPIIMPGIIAGFLLSLTLSIDDFVITFFVAGPGSTTLPLKIYSMIKFGVSPVINALSTLLLVGTMFISFFGSRFRKLIF
- a CDS encoding ABC transporter permease — its product is MKSNRNLAGFLVSMPGVLWLTVFFLIPYFIIILYSFLTSGIYGGVELPFTLESYTRMLGNAGYWQILWKTVWISLVATVICLGIGLPTAYFIATSKRSNLYLTLVIVPFWTNFLVRIFGWMVILGRNGVINSFLQLLGLEEPLTLMYTTGAVILVIVYMYLPYMILPLYSAIEKFDFRLIEAAMDLGAKRTEAIFKVLIPSIRGGIIAGIILVFIPALGSYAIPDLVGGTDGAMLGNLIARQLTVARDWPSSSAISMIFLLISTLGLLVYMRINKVQNKRRLTIRENYMREEEI